The following proteins are encoded in a genomic region of Schistocerca serialis cubense isolate TAMUIC-IGC-003099 chromosome 9, iqSchSeri2.2, whole genome shotgun sequence:
- the LOC126419494 gene encoding tigger transposable element-derived protein 6-like has translation MVIGEPKNPRCFKNISMFPSKYTINAKAWMTSEIFLRFLREFEAKMGIAARKVLLFVDRCVAHPPDVSFLRNVKVIFLPPNCTSHLQPSDLGIIHALKVKCRTALALNLMDQSKPGSQQSSQLNLNILQAMNLIMYLWREVSAETIKNCFTKADSVKMRWQLL, from the coding sequence ATGGTTATCGGGGAGCCAAAAAATCCAAGGTGCTTCAAAAACATTTCCATGTTTCCAAGCAAATATACAATCAATGCCAAGGCATGGATGACGAGTGAGATATTTTTACGTTTTCTCAGAGAATTTGAAGCCAAAATGGGGATTGCTGCAAGAAAAGTGCTGCTGTTTGTGGATAGATGTGTGGCACATCCACCAGACGTATCCTTTCTgagaaatgtgaaagtaattttcctGCCACCCAACTGCACCAGCCACCTGCAACCTTCGGACTTGGGAATAATACATGCCCTTAAGGTTAAATGTAGGACAGCCCTTGCCTTGAATTTGATGGACCAAAGCAAACCAGGAAGCCAGCAGAGCTCACAACTGAATCTGAATATTTTACAGGCAATGAATTTAATTATGTACTTGTGGAGGGAAGTCAGTGCTGAAactattaaaaactgtttcacaaaagcgGATTCTGTGAAAATGAGATGGCAGCTCCTGTAG